A stretch of DNA from Sugiyamaella lignohabitans strain CBS 10342 chromosome B, complete sequence:
gaggtggttcATAATATCCAGCTCGGTTACAATAAAATGAACTTCTCTTTCTACAACAATCGTAGTAAAAATGAACGTTGGTCTTCCTCTCCAGatattttcatttattGCTTTTCTTTTACATATCCCAGTTCTCATTTGGTATGTCAAGATTAAAAACATACCAGCTAGTTGTTTGGCTACATGGTTTGCAGTATTAAGTCTAAACACCTTTATTGCGACTACAGTATGGATTTCTCCTGACCTTGACCAATGGTGGAATGGTGCTATTTTTTGCGATATAATGGTAAGAGTCCTAGCTGGCTGTAACACTGGTATTTTGTGCGCAACCACAGCGGTAGCTAGAAATCTGGCCATTATTATGTCAAACGACGGTCCTAAACTGGGATTCAACTCTTTCAGAGCTAGAATGTTGGATCTCGCGATCTGTATGGTTTTACCTTTAGTACTAATGATTCTGGTATACATTGTCCAACAAAGAagatattttatatatcaatatcaaggCTGTACTCTCCAAGTTGCACCAACATGGGCCACATTTGCAATCATCATTATTTGGCCCCCTGTCTTGTCATTTATTACTTCTGCATATGTCATTTTGACTGTTATTAGATACATGGTAAAGAGACATGATGCCAAAGATATGCTGCATTGTTCGGGATCTGGCATGACGGTTCAGAAGTTTTTTCGCTTTTTTATCTTCTGTGTTATCATAATTGGCGTGGTAGTACCATTTAGCATTTATCACATGGTGGTAAATATTGAGGCAATTGAATTCTATAATATTTCATTTAACTGGAGTGAATTTCATAGCGAGGCCTGGTCAACTATAAATACTTTTGCTGGCACTGAGCCTAGTATAGACCAGATCATTGATTGTGTCCTTGCCTACGTTAGTCTCGTATGTTTTGGCACCGGAAAAGACGTTGGCCAGTGGTACCTAAAGGGTCTAGATTTGATCAGAATTGGTTGGGTCTTCAGACGTCTTGGAGGATATATTGATACTTTTGAAAAGCAGATTTCCTCATTTGTCAAGAGGTATTttaaaaaagaacaagacaGTACTTATTCAGGTGCCGTCGGTAAAGTGTATCATTCACAAAAGACCATCACGTCACCTGAATTaaactggaagaagcaAAGGCCTCCAAGAAAACAGCCTGGGTTAGAATTTTCATATGGTTCCAGCCTTCATGATGTCGAGTCGGCAATTGATCAGGAATTGCAGTCGGTACCAGTTAGCCCATATTCTATTAGCAGTCGAGCCAAGCTAGTAAACCAAACAGAGGAATTGAAGTTCAGTGATATAGAAGCACCAGTAATAAAGGGCGTGCCTTTCAGAAGTAAAGAGTGGCATAGTTGGAACAAAAGGTTCAATTTCATTGATGATCATGATCACGACACTCAAGACTTTGATCCATATCAGAGAAGCGATTCTGACACCCCTTCTACTAGCGAAGGGCCCTTGGTCAGCATAACAAAGTCATACAGAATAAGTAGTTACGTTAAGAGATAAAGTctaaattaataaataggCATCTTATATTAAAGTTACAGTTTATAGTGTTAAGTGACATACTATCATGTGCCAGAGTCGAACGCTATCAATTGAGTCCAATGGTTGTATCGCAAAAATTAGGAGCAAGAATACAATTAATCTAGAGACTAGTACAAATAATGATAGATAATAATGGGTACCGAGTAGAGTGGAGTGGCAAATAGTGCTTACTCTTCTACGGTCTCCCTCTTTTTAACTGATACAGGGCTCACAGATTGTTGGATCAACTGAAGATTTTGTCTGACCTCACCATTTTCACCAGTGAAACTATGGATAGAAGCATCAGCCTCGACAAACACAGTGGAGCCTTTGTGGAGGTACTTGGTCATGAAATCAATAGCACGGTTGTCAAATACAACAATATTAAACCAAGAGGTTTCACCCTTGTTGTTACCAACAGCCAATGGATAACGAAGATACTCGGTCTCAGATGAGGCAGCCTTTTGCTTCTCTAGGTCAGCACCAATTCTGCCAACTGCGGTAAATCGAGCAACGTCTGCTCGAAGAGTGGTGGCGGAAAAGTTACGCACGGAGTTGACAGAGTTGAGTCCACGGGCAATTGTGGAACGCGAGCTAAGGAAACGGTTCAtcatttttcttgaaatgTGACTCGCTGATAAGCAATTCTAAATAGTTTTAATAAACAAACGGGGTATGGTCACGTATAAATAGATCGCATATGTACAAGCACGCGTCAGcttatataaatatgatgaACTACGTGATGTATCCATTTACCCGGTTTTCACTTGGAACATTGCAACCTGAAGACGACCGGATTAGGCAATTCCTCTACTTGCTGAACCTGAACCCAGTCGCACACTCATTTTCAGTTACCTGGAAAAACCCTTTATAATCGACGAAATATGATCAACTTTATTAAAATGTGGCATAACGAGCCATGACTGTAACTATGCCAGTGAATTTATGGTGGTGTAAAAAATCCACAAATCGTTTAATAGAAAGCACATGTGTGCGTTTCGAACCTCTTACTGAAAAGTCCAGTACCAATAATGCGAACACTGACTGACCGTTTTCTGGGCCGTACTGCACCCTTGTATGTATATGTTGTATGTATATGCAGAGATTGGCTTTGTTATCTTATCGCTATCAAGATCACTCTGGAAATATTAATTGCGTGATTGTGTCGCCAGCAAGAAACTTGACGACCTGATGAAACTATGTTTCAACAAATTCTTTCCCTCATTGGCAGTTTTAACTTGGGGAACAATGGTCTGGTTCCTAATCTAGTCTCACAACAGACCGAAGTATTACCGTTAAATGCTTCAATTGCAATCATAGGCGCTGGTGCAGGTGGGTCTTCGGCGGCATACCATCTCTCAAATTATTCACGCCATCAGGTCGACGTGACTATTTTTGATAAAAACGACTATATTGGAGGCAGGGTCAAGACGATTGAGATTGAAGGCGAATCTTATGAACTTGGAGGATCAATATTTGTCACCGTCAACTCTTTGCTGATTGAGGGAGCTGAGCAGTTTAACCTTAATATCAGCACACCAGAGGAACCAGAAGGAAACAATTCAACTGTATCGGTATGGGACGGTCAAGAACTTATTTATGACTTTCCAAGAGGTTGGTCTTGGTGGAAGGGTATACTTTTTCTAAAGGACTTTGGGCTGTCACCGTTGTATGCCACTTACTATATGAGAACGACTATTGGAAAGTTCCTACAATTATACGAGGAGCCCCTTTTCCCATGGTCAAGTTTGACAACTGTGGTTGATGAGGTTGGTCTGACAGAATTAATTGGTACAGATTCTAGAACTTGGcttaataaaaatacatcAGTTGGTACTAAGTTTCAGGATACTATACTACAGGCTCTGACAAGAGTAAACTATGCATCGAATTTGGATCATATCCATTcattagcagcaatggTCTGCTTAGCAGCTGAAGACGGTGTGCGTCAAATCGTTGGGGGCAATAACCAAATCTTTCACAATTGGGTTAAAGCTTCAGGCGCATATGTTAAATTGAATCATCCAGTGAGCAATATTGTAAAATCAAACGAAGGATGGCTGGTAGATGGCAACTATTTCGACTATGTTATCCTCGCTGCACCATTTGCACACTCGGATCTTTCCATTATCAGTGGTACACACGGAGAAGACGTACACTTAATTGAGACCGAGAAACTAATCCCAGATGTCCCATACGTGGAACTGCACGTAACATTTGTCTTATCAAAGGAAAAGATTGATGGCGGTAATTACTTTGGAAAATACGGCTACTCATACGGGACCATCCTTACTACCACAACGCCACCCTATGCTGAACCACAATTCCTTTCTTTATCTCAGGAGGGAACTACAGAAAAAGGACATTATGTGTATAAACTGTTCTCGTATGAAGACTTGAGTGACGagcaattgattgatataTTCGGATGGGTTAAAACTCCTAAAACGCTTTTAAAAGTATGGAGAAAGACTTGGTATAGCTACCCAAAAATGCAACCTGTATCGGAGCTTGCTAATATTGAGATAGCACCTAATCTGTTTTATACTAGTGGAATGGATCCATTTATTAGCACTATGGAAACAAATGCTCTGTCAGGAAAGAATATTGCCAAACTCTTACAGGCAAGAATTTATAATAAACAGAACAACCAATAAATTTCTTATTGTTGCCATTCCCCTATCACTGAGTTCCCATTCCATACAAATACTTGTGATTCCAGTTTAGTTGTATCTTGGAAAACTGCAACAGTGATTCTGTAGATAGTTCGGCCCTCATCGTAATAAGAGTCGAGCTTCTTTAGGTCGCTTTCGCTTATATTTACTATACGACCTCGTACCCTGTCGTTCGGGCTATACTTTAGCGTCGAGTAGGGATAATAAAGGGGCTTGAACAGTGAGTAGCCAGGGAGGACATATTCACCATTTCCCGCTATGGTAGTGTTAATATTCAGTCTGTTTATTAGAGAGTCTGAGCACTCCTCAGCAAGAAACAGTATAGAGCTTGATGTAAAACATCCAAAGCGATCCATGGTTCTCCAAACGTGTCATAATATTACCATGCTAATACATTTGTACTATAGAATTATGTCACCTACAGTTCTTATGTTAATAATGAGATCTAGGGATCTATGGACATCAAGTCTAAGGATATGGAACCTGGGAATCTGGAGTCTGGGATCTGGGGATCTTGAGATCTGGAAGAGATTTACGATACAGAGGAAGATCTCCTTTCCAGTTCCGATATCGGCAAGACTAGAAGTAGAAGGGCTCTAGTTGCGGGGTAAACTAAACTTTAGCTCATTGTTTGTAATACGATAAAAAATGACATTTCTTCAGTAAATATACCGAAGATGCCGATCCCCTGTCCACCGGAAACCTAGACCCTGGAGTCAGCTTGTGAAATAGGCTACTGGATTAAACAATGACGATCAGAGCTAGCCAGTTGCTTGTCTGTCAGTCCTCAACCAGGAGTCTCGGCCTCGCGTCTGGTTAGCTTCCAACCGAAAGTTAGGCGCTCAACAGCGGCAATTACCGATTACATctaaagaataaataaaatccCTCGCTTCCTTTCACAATGGCAAGCGTCATAGAAATCAATTGAATTAATTTTCTCGCTACGCGAACTGACTTTGACAGTATATTtaccttttttttcttttgagtGGGTGATTAATTTCATTTGTCCAAGTTCATTCACTGTTATTTCTTTTGCCCGAAATAGTACGATAACCATAGTCAAGTATTCTATCTAGTGCATTACACTACATGCTGCAGCTATCTCACCAATCATCGTGCAAGTCCTTATCAAGCAAACCGTTATCAAGATTATCACTTCCCTAATCAGAATGAATTTTCTCGGCGACAGATCTGGAAGTCCATACGCATGTTTTCAGAAGATAGAATGACCAATAATTGAGCAGTAAACGAGAACTATTTTCTCAAGGGTGTTAGCCAATTAATAACCCTCATATGACAAATCATATGATGGCACTAAATACGAGTTGCCAAGAAATACAATTACTGGTTCAGAGAATAGATTTATCTACTATACTAATGAAGCAGCAATTAACATGGTACGACAGATCTTATTGGAATGCAGAGGAAACCTCAGAAAAATACACACCTGTTAAAATTCACTTTCTTGTCTTGTTTCTGAGTTCCGGTACGCCCCTTAAACCCGTATGTAATAGTCTAATCTGGCGTTATACACCATAACCGAGTGCCGATCCAGCCCAGCAGCTGCCTGCATAATTATTGGCCCATCTCCAAGACGTTATCTACGTGCAATGACGCGCCTAGATCAACTAGGAAACTATGTCTACAGTTGCTTATCTCTTAGGCAAGATAGGACCAGTAAACGTAGCGACCGGTGCTCATCTGAATAACCGTTAGCCTGTGCAACTCACCAATACGGGTTTTTTAGGGATGTTTATCCAAAACAGGATGGGTAAATAGAATATCACTGGTTTCCCCCCGCTTCTATCCATGTTCCCCCGACATCGGAGAAGAATTAATAGGAATTATAAAAAGGGGGAGACATTCCTGTTAAAGGAAcctattttatttgttttatttatttcttctttcttttctgtAGTTATTATTCTTCTGTAACCTAATAAGAATAATAGTACTTCAAAAAAGTCATCATGGGGGATACAGGTGGTGATTCATTGACAACTGATGTCAACAAACAATATGACCTGGCCAATATGGTCTGGATTATGACAGCCGGTGCCTTAGTTTGGATTATGATTCCTGGTGTTGGATTGTTATATTCGGGTCTGTCAAGGAAAAAGCATGGACTATCATTAATTTGGGCTGGTATGATGGCCACGGCTCTTGTGTCATTCCAATGGTTCTTCTGGGGCTATTCCCTTACTTTTTCGCACGAGGCCAATAAGTTCCTCGGTAAATTAGACAATTTCGCTATGATGAATGTTTTGGCTGCACCTTCTGTTGGCTCAGCTCTTATCCCTGACATTCTATATATGTTTTACCAAGGCATGTTCGCTGCTATTACTGGTATGCTTATGGTTGGTGGTGCCCACGAAAGAGCTCGTTTGGGTCCTATGATggttttcttgttcatcTGGATGACTGTCGTCTACTGCCCTATCGCCTGTTGGACTTGGAACCCTGCTGGTTGGATTGCCGTTATGGGTGGTCTTGattttgctggtggtggccCTGTCCATATGACATCCGGAGCTGGTGCCTTAGCTTATGCTCTGATCTGTGGTAAGAGAAATGATCCTGCTGCCACTGGAATCCCTGTCTACAAGCCTCACAATATCTTTTACATTGTTCTTGGAACAATTTTCCTATGGTTTGGATGGTTTGGCTTCAACggtggttcttctggtaACGCTACTATCCGTGGATACtatgctgctgccaacaCCAATCTTGCTGCTTCTTGTGGTGCTCTTGCTTGGATGTTCTTGGACTATTTCAGAAAGGGAAAGAAGTGGTCTACTGTTGCTCTCTGTTCTGGTGCCATTGCTGGTCTTGTTGGTAttactcctgctgctggttttgttcctatttattttgctgTCCCAACTGGTATTCTTGCCGCTGTTGGTGCCAACTTGGCTGGTGATTTAAAGCATGTATTGAGAATTGACGACGGCTTGGACATTTTTGCCCTCcatggtgttggtggtttCATTGGCAGTATCTGCACCGGTCTTTTTGCTGCCGACTatgttgctgctcttgacGGTCTGACCGTAATTTCTGGTGGATGGATCAACCATCATTACAAGCAGCTCGGATTCCAACTAGCTGGTGCTTGTGCCACTCTAGGATGGTCTTTCGTTGTCTCCGCTATCATCTTATTTGCCATGGACAAGATTCCTGGTTTGCACTTGAGAATGcatgctgaagatgaggcTACTGGTACTGATTTATCGCAAATTGGCGAATTGGCCATGTGGGAGGAAGAGGACTCAGTTATTCCTGGCGTCCATGCCAATACATTGGTTAACCCCACACCTGAAAAACACTCTCGCACCAACAGCCAGAGTGATGTGACATCTCCTGAGGCTCCTGTAATTGAAGCCTAGTTAattgttattttttgtttgtttattcGTAATTTAATTTGGTCCtaatgtatttattttcttttgaacCTTTCTGCTTGTAATTTACCAGATTCCTTCTGCCCACAAAACTTTCAACCATCCAAATCCTTGGTGTTACAATGGAAGTAAAGGTGATGGCATAACCTTCTATCAGGCTGGAACAGGTGCTACCAGTAGGAAGGTGATAATACTAATAAACATTATTCGTTAATCTATAAATCGTCATGAGATGCCTCAGGTGTAGTTATCTTGCCTGGTAATATCACAATATACTCTATATATAAATCACCAAATTTTCCTGGCTCGTGCAACACGGGCATGCCtttgttcttgataatCTGTACCTCTCCAGTGGTCACAGAAATCCCTTCTTTACGAGAAAGCTTGATATCTGAATCGTCGAGGAATTTGACTGTTCGGTTCCAGCCACCGTTAGTTGCTT
This window harbors:
- a CDS encoding prenylcysteine lyase, putative gives rise to the protein MFQQILSLIGSFNLGNNGLVPNLVSQQTEVLPLNASIAIIGAGAGGSSAAYHLSNYSRHQVDVTIFDKNDYIGGRVKTIEIEGESYELGGSIFVTVNSLLIEGAEQFNLNISTPEEPEGNNSTVSVWDGQELIYDFPRGWSWWKGILFLKDFGLSPLYATYYMRTTIGKFLQLYEEPLFPWSSLTTVVDEVGLTELIGTDSRTWLNKNTSVGTKFQDTILQALTRVNYASNLDHIHSLAAMVCLAAEDGVRQIVGGNNQIFHNWVKASGAYVKLNHPVSNIVKSNEGWLVDGNYFDYVILAAPFAHSDLSIISGTHGEDVHLIETEKLIPDVPYVELHVTFVLSKEKIDGGNYFGKYGYSYGTILTTTTPPYAEPQFLSLSQEGTTEKGHYVYKLFSYEDLSDEQLIDIFGWVKTPKTLLKVWRKTWYSYPKMQPVSELANIEIAPNLFYTSGMDPFISTMETNALSGKNIAKLLQARIYNKQNNQ
- the MEP2 gene encoding ammonium permease MEP2 (Ammonium permease involved in regulation of pseudohyphal growth; belongs to a ubiquitous family of cytoplasmic membrane proteins that transport only ammonium (NH4+); expression is under the nitrogen catabolite repression regulation; GO_component: GO:0016021 - integral component of membrane [Evidence IEA]; GO_component: GO:0016021 - integral component of membrane [Evidence ISM] [PMID 12192589]; GO_component: GO:0016020 - membrane [Evidence IEA,IEA,IEA]; GO_component: GO:0005886 - plasma membrane [Evidence IDA] [PMID 11069679]; GO_component: GO:0005886 - plasma membrane [Evidence IDA] [PMID 24124599]; GO_function: GO:0008519 - ammonium transmembrane transporter activity [Evidence IEA]; GO_function: GO:0008519 - ammonium transmembrane transporter activity [Evidence IDA,IMP] [PMID 9234685]; GO_process: GO:0072488 - ammonium transmembrane transport [Evidence IEA]; GO_process: GO:0015696 - ammonium transport [Evidence IEA,IEA]; GO_process: GO:0015696 - ammonium transport [Evidence IMP] [PMID 9234685]; GO_process: GO:0019740 - nitrogen utilization [Evidence IMP] [PMID 9234685]; GO_process: GO:0007124 - pseudohyphal growth [Evidence IMP] [PMID 9482721]; GO_process: GO:0006810 - transport [Evidence IEA]), which codes for MGDTGGDSLTTDVNKQYDLANMVWIMTAGALVWIMIPGVGLLYSGLSRKKHGLSLIWAGMMATALVSFQWFFWGYSLTFSHEANKFLGKLDNFAMMNVLAAPSVGSALIPDILYMFYQGMFAAITGMLMVGGAHERARLGPMMVFLFIWMTVVYCPIACWTWNPAGWIAVMGGLDFAGGGPVHMTSGAGALAYALICGKRNDPAATGIPVYKPHNIFYIVLGTIFLWFGWFGFNGGSSGNATIRGYYAAANTNLAASCGALAWMFLDYFRKGKKWSTVALCSGAIAGLVGITPAAGFVPIYFAVPTGILAAVGANLAGDLKHVLRIDDGLDIFALHGVGGFIGSICTGLFAADYVAALDGLTVISGGWINHHYKQLGFQLAGACATLGWSFVVSAIILFAMDKIPGLHLRMHAEDEATGTDLSQIGELAMWEEEDSVIPGVHANTLVNPTPEKHSRTNSQSDVTSPEAPVIEA
- the RIM1 gene encoding Rim1p (ssDNA-binding protein essential for mitochondrial genome maintenance; involved in mitochondrial DNA replication; GO_component: GO:0042645 - mitochondrial nucleoid [Evidence IDA] [PMID 10869431]; GO_component: GO:0005739 - mitochondrion [Evidence IEA,IEA]; GO_component: GO:0005739 - mitochondrion [Evidence IDA] [PMID 1324172]; GO_component: GO:0005739 - mitochondrion [Evidence IDA] [PMID 14576278]; GO_component: GO:0005739 - mitochondrion [Evidence IDA] [PMID 16823961]; GO_function: GO:0003677 - DNA binding [Evidence IEA]; GO_function: GO:0003697 - single-stranded DNA binding [Evidence IEA]; GO_function: GO:0003697 - single-stranded DNA binding [Evidence IDA] [PMID 1324172]; GO_process: GO:0006260 - DNA replication [Evidence IEA,IEA]; GO_process: GO:0006264 - mitochondrial DNA replication [Evidence ISS] [PMID 1324172]; GO_process: GO:0000002 - mitochondrial genome maintenance [Evidence IMP] [PMID 1324172]), which gives rise to MMNRFLSSRSTIARGLNSVNSVRNFSATTLRADVARFTAVGRIGADLEKQKAASSETEYLRYPLAVGNNKGETSWFNIVVFDNRAIDFMTKYLHKGSTVFVEADASIHSFTGENGEVRQNLQLIQQSVSPVSVKKRETVEE